A single genomic interval of Antechinus flavipes isolate AdamAnt ecotype Samford, QLD, Australia chromosome 1, AdamAnt_v2, whole genome shotgun sequence harbors:
- the THUMPD3 gene encoding tRNA (guanine(6)-N2)-methyltransferase THUMP3 isoform X2 — protein sequence MFELEAACEQLNEVSLEKQAPAGGSVESRPDLGLDPNPTSGPVPVPGPDQLCVTIGATVPTGFEQTAADEVREKLGSQSRISKDRGKIYFDISVESLSKVHSLRSVDNLFVVVQEFRDYQFKETKEDVLKDFEDLAGKLPWSDPLKVWKINTSFKKKKTKRKKLTQQNTIFKEKMDDGQGDMGDEKQITNHTMEAVLETIENQDGTIGETPILAYNKKVSEKPSAIENKRVNEIPRDEAEPQVLKFRVTCNRAGENHSFTSNEAARDFGGAVQDYFKWKADMTNFDVEVLLNVHNNEIVVGIALTEESLHRRNITHFGPTTLRSTLAYGMLRLCSPQPTDIIVDPMCGTGAIPIEGAAEWPNCYHIAGDNNPLAVKRAANNILSLLTKSQIKERIGSKKKNWNLYPSCLQEMSRVCRPGTGRAVLLTQDRKCFSKALSRMGHVWRKVHTVWVNIGGLHAAVYLLKRTSQVFIHPSEIEHEKGTS from the exons ATGTTTGAGCTCGAAGCAGCTTGCGAGCAGCTCAATGAAGTGAGCCTGGAGAAGCAGGCGCCTGCCGGGGGAAGTGTGGAGAGCCGCCCGGACCTCGGCCTCGACCCCAATCCTACGTCCGGGCCTGTGCCCGTGCCCGGCCCCGACCAGCTCTGCGTTACGATTGGGGCCACTGTGCCTACCGGCTTTGAGCAGACGGCCGCCGATGAAGTAAGGGAGAAATTGGGCTCGCAGTCCAGAATCAGCAAAGACCGAGGCAAGATATACTTTGACATTTCAGTGGAGAGTCTGTCCAAG gttcATAGTCTAAGATCAGTTGataatttatttgttgttgttcaggagTTTAGAGATTATCAATTCAAAGAAACCAAG gaagatgTTCTAAAGGATTTTGAAGATTTGGCTGGGAAGCTTCCTTGGTCAGACCCTTTAAAAGTATGGAAAATCAATAccagctttaagaaaaaaaagacaaaacgcAAAAAATTAACTCAACAAAATACTATattcaaagaaaagatggatgatGGACAAGGAGACATGGGAGATGAGAAGCAGATCACCAATCATACTATGGAGGCAGTCTTAGAAACCATTGAAAACCAAGATGGTACCATTGGTGAAACTCCCATTTTAGCTTACAAtaaaaaagtttcagaaaaaccaTCTGCCATTGAGAACAAAAGAGTTAATGAGATCCCCAGAGATGAAGCTGAACCACAAGTGCTCAAGTTCCGAGTCACCTGCAACAGGGCAGGTGAAAACCATAGTTTTACATCCAATGAAGCAGCAAGAGATTTTGGGGGAGCTGTTCAGGACTATTTCAAATGGAAGGCTGACATGACCAACTTTGATGTAGAG GTTCTCTTAAATGTCCATAATAATGAAATAGTTGTGGGCATTGCATTGACAGAAGAGAGTCTCCATCGAAGAAATATTACACATTTTGGTCCTACAACTCTAAGATCCACTCTTGCTTATGGCATGCTCAG gcTTTGTTCTCCTCAGCCTACTGACATAATAGTAGATCCAATGTGTGGAACAGGTGCCATACCAATAGAG GGGGCTGCTGAATGGCCTAATTGTTATCATATTGCTGGTGATAATAATCCCCTGGCTGTGAAAAGAGCAGCAAATAACATCTTGTCATTATTGACAAAGAGTCAgattaaagaaag GATAGGATCTAagaagaaaaactggaatctcTATCCATCTTGTCTCCAGGAGATGAGCCGTGTCTGCAGACCTGGGACAGGCCGAGCTGTGCTACTTACTCAGGACAGGAAATGCTTTTCCAAG GCATTATCCAGAATGGGGCATGTATGGCGGAAGGTGCATACTGTCTGGGTGAACATAGGAGGTCTTCATGCTGCAGTTTATCTTCTCAAACGTACCAGTCAAGTATTCATTCACCCTTCAGAGATAGAGCATGAAAAAGGAACATCTTGA
- the THUMPD3 gene encoding tRNA (guanine(6)-N2)-methyltransferase THUMP3 isoform X1 has product MFELEAACEQLNEVSLEKQAPAGGSVESRPDLGLDPNPTSGPVPVPGPDQLCVTIGATVPTGFEQTAADEVREKLGSQSRISKDRGKIYFDISVESLSKVHSLRSVDNLFVVVQEFRDYQFKETKEDVLKDFEDLAGKLPWSDPLKVWKINTSFKKKKTKRKKLTQQNTIFKEKMDDGQGDMGDEKQITNHTMEAVLETIENQDGTIGETPILAYNKKVSEKPSAIENKRVNEIPRDEAEPQVLKFRVTCNRAGENHSFTSNEAARDFGGAVQDYFKWKADMTNFDVEVLLNVHNNEIVVGIALTEESLHRRNITHFGPTTLRSTLAYGMLRLCSPQPTDIIVDPMCGTGAIPIEGAAEWPNCYHIAGDNNPLAVKRAANNILSLLTKSQIKESKAFWGLPIDAIQWDICNLPLRTGSVDILVTDMPFGKRIGSKKKNWNLYPSCLQEMSRVCRPGTGRAVLLTQDRKCFSKALSRMGHVWRKVHTVWVNIGGLHAAVYLLKRTSQVFIHPSEIEHEKGTS; this is encoded by the exons ATGTTTGAGCTCGAAGCAGCTTGCGAGCAGCTCAATGAAGTGAGCCTGGAGAAGCAGGCGCCTGCCGGGGGAAGTGTGGAGAGCCGCCCGGACCTCGGCCTCGACCCCAATCCTACGTCCGGGCCTGTGCCCGTGCCCGGCCCCGACCAGCTCTGCGTTACGATTGGGGCCACTGTGCCTACCGGCTTTGAGCAGACGGCCGCCGATGAAGTAAGGGAGAAATTGGGCTCGCAGTCCAGAATCAGCAAAGACCGAGGCAAGATATACTTTGACATTTCAGTGGAGAGTCTGTCCAAG gttcATAGTCTAAGATCAGTTGataatttatttgttgttgttcaggagTTTAGAGATTATCAATTCAAAGAAACCAAG gaagatgTTCTAAAGGATTTTGAAGATTTGGCTGGGAAGCTTCCTTGGTCAGACCCTTTAAAAGTATGGAAAATCAATAccagctttaagaaaaaaaagacaaaacgcAAAAAATTAACTCAACAAAATACTATattcaaagaaaagatggatgatGGACAAGGAGACATGGGAGATGAGAAGCAGATCACCAATCATACTATGGAGGCAGTCTTAGAAACCATTGAAAACCAAGATGGTACCATTGGTGAAACTCCCATTTTAGCTTACAAtaaaaaagtttcagaaaaaccaTCTGCCATTGAGAACAAAAGAGTTAATGAGATCCCCAGAGATGAAGCTGAACCACAAGTGCTCAAGTTCCGAGTCACCTGCAACAGGGCAGGTGAAAACCATAGTTTTACATCCAATGAAGCAGCAAGAGATTTTGGGGGAGCTGTTCAGGACTATTTCAAATGGAAGGCTGACATGACCAACTTTGATGTAGAG GTTCTCTTAAATGTCCATAATAATGAAATAGTTGTGGGCATTGCATTGACAGAAGAGAGTCTCCATCGAAGAAATATTACACATTTTGGTCCTACAACTCTAAGATCCACTCTTGCTTATGGCATGCTCAG gcTTTGTTCTCCTCAGCCTACTGACATAATAGTAGATCCAATGTGTGGAACAGGTGCCATACCAATAGAG GGGGCTGCTGAATGGCCTAATTGTTATCATATTGCTGGTGATAATAATCCCCTGGCTGTGAAAAGAGCAGCAAATAACATCTTGTCATTATTGACAAAGAGTCAgattaaagaaag TAAAGCATTCTGGGGCCTGCCCATAGATGCTATTCAGTGGGATATCTGCAATCTGCCTTTGAGGACTGGTTCTGTGGATATTCTTGTCACAGATATGCCATTTGGAAAGAG GATAGGATCTAagaagaaaaactggaatctcTATCCATCTTGTCTCCAGGAGATGAGCCGTGTCTGCAGACCTGGGACAGGCCGAGCTGTGCTACTTACTCAGGACAGGAAATGCTTTTCCAAG GCATTATCCAGAATGGGGCATGTATGGCGGAAGGTGCATACTGTCTGGGTGAACATAGGAGGTCTTCATGCTGCAGTTTATCTTCTCAAACGTACCAGTCAAGTATTCATTCACCCTTCAGAGATAGAGCATGAAAAAGGAACATCTTGA